The proteins below come from a single Zea mays cultivar B73 chromosome 8, Zm-B73-REFERENCE-NAM-5.0, whole genome shotgun sequence genomic window:
- the LOC103635786 gene encoding RING-H2 finger protein ATL66, with protein MAAQESAAGNPQVVVTRWRYGDVGDSNFAVRGRAAPLLAGLLCAVVVFAALCLYLCWRCQRQRHRYDPEADASSSSSPSPAGAAALPGLDADAIRGLPVTLHRPSASPRLPGGDDEALCSICISALVAGEKVKVLPPCGHCFHPDCVDAWLRSHPSCPLCRRRLLLADADAKV; from the coding sequence atggcagcgcaggagagcgccGCAGGGAACCCGCAGGTGGTGGTGACGCGGTGGCGGTACGGGGACGTGGGCGACAGCAACTTCGCGGTGCGCGGCCGCGCGGCGCCGCTGCTGGCGGGGCTGCTGTGCGCCGTCGTCGTCTTCGCCGCGCTCTGCCTGTACCTCTGCTGGAGGTGCCAGCGCCAGCGCCACCGCTACGACCCGGAGGCGGAcgcctcgtcgtcgtcgtcgccgtcgccagccggcgcggcggcgctgcCCGGCCTCGACGCCGACGCCATCCGCGGCCTGCCCGTGACGCTGCACCGGCCGTCCGCGTCGCCGCGGCTTCCCGGCGGGGACGACGAGGCGCTGTGCTCCATCTGCATCAGCGCGCTGGTGGCCGGGGAGAAGGTGAAGGTGCTCCCGCCCTGCGGCCACTGCTTCCACCCGGACTGCGTCGACGCATGGCTCCGGTCCCACCCCAGCTGCCCGctctgccgccgccgcctcctcctcgcCGACGCCGACGCCAAAGTGTGA